The Sorangiineae bacterium MSr11954 DNA segment AGCGTCGAAGAGGCATTGAACTTGCGAAGGGCGCCTTCGAAAGGAGCATACATGACTTTTCGAAGGGTGCGCGGCACGCGCATTTTCATGCACGGCGTGGAGGTCACCTCGAGCGCGGCCGTTGCAGCGCTCGTCGTTTCGTGTTGGGGGAAGGAGCCGTACCCGGCGGAGCTCACACAAGGGCCCTCGGATCCTTACGGATGGAGCCACGAAATCGTCGAAGGCAACACGAGCCTCGACGTAAGCCAGCGGCTAGGTCGCGCCACCAGCATGATCGCAGGCCACTCCGTGCGCGATATCGTCACCAATCCTTCGGTGCGCGTTCGCGGCGACGATAAATCGTGCGTCAGCTGCCATGCATGGGCCACGATGGTCACGCGCACGGAGTTCTGCAATCGCTATGTACCGGTCTTTCTCGCGCTGCCGACATCGGCCGGGAAGCCCAGCGATCCCGCTTCGGCAAAACCGCAGCTCCTCAAGGATTTGCTCGATGAATGGCGCGCGCGCGGCTGCCCCGACTGATCGCAGCGCGCGACGTCACATCGATGTGTTCATGAAGGTAACAAGCATGTAAATAACGAGTATTTCATAAAATGTTGCAACGGCAGCGCGCCGCGGGCGCGGATCGCATGATCCTGAGGTGGATCGCGCGCCCATCAACGAGCGTGCAAAGACTCTTCACACTCTTTACACTCTTCCACTCTTCACACACGGGGAGCTCGAGGGTGCTCAGCGTATGAGAGCGTCTAGATTCTTGGCGCGCTGGCTGGGCAAAAACTCGGTGACTCGAAAATCGGCCAAGCCGTGCGCGATAAACGGATCCTCGCGCATGATGGTCTCGATCTCGTCCTTGCCGTCGCCCGCGGCCACGATGATCCCACCGTCGCGGGGCACCTTGCGGCCCGAGACCAAGAAATGCCCCGACGCATAATACTTTCGAAGAAAGACCATATGGTCCTTCATGCGTGCGTCGATTTCTTCCAGCGGTACCTTGTAGACGAGCTCGATGACGAACATGAGCCGTACCTTACATCAACCGCGCGGCTCCTTCGCACACGCGCATCAAGGGCACAATCGCCGATTCGGACTGCCACTTCCCGAGGACGCCACCGACTCTTCGCAACCGGGCACACCCTGGGCGGTACCCGGGGTTCCCGTCACCGTGATCGGCGGATTGACCGCGAGCGGCGGTGAGCTCGGCGTCGGCTGGTAAATACTCGACGGATCGTGACCCGCATAAGCCGAGGTGCCACGCGATTGGCCCGCGCACGCCATCAAACCAAGAGCCATCGCGATGACCACGGATACGCTTCGAACGGACATCCACAACCTCCATGCCTTGCGATGGCTGAAAAGAGGGTGGCGTTTCTTGCGCATTCCGGGAGCGTGGGTACAGAGCTCACCTTCTCCGCGAGCTCCTGGAACACGGGCCCAAGTCGCATAAGCACCCACACAATCCCGTTTGCGCCGCAGGTGCAAGCGTGCGCCTTTTAATGTTACCCATCATCAATACGGACCACGCCTGCGCGGGTCGAGGGTCGAGGACCAACGTCTACCCCGGAAGGAGATTGGATGATGAGCATTCGTCGATGGGTAACCCACACTGGAGGCATCTCGTTGCTCGCCGCGTTCGTCGCGGCGCTCGGCTGCGCCGATGGCACCCGCGGCGACGCGCCCGGAGAGCCGCCTGCTCGGGCTCCCCTGGCCGGACCGCCGCGGTTCGACGCGGGCAGCACCCTTCGAGCCGCGGCGTTCACGAGCAAATCGAACCCGAATCCGCACCTCGAGAACAACGACACCACCCTGGGGTTCTTCGACGTGGGCACGTGGTTTTGCTTCGATGGCGTGGAGATGAGCGGGGTGGGCAGCCTTGGCCTGCGCATGGCGGCCGCGAACACGGGCGGGGTCTTCTCCGTTCGAATCGATGGCAACGCGGGCACCGAGATCGGGCGCTACACGGTGGCGACGTCCACGGGGGGATGGGGCACGTGGGAGACGCGCACCATGACATTGACACCGGTATCCGGCGTGCATTCGCTCTGTCTGCGCGGTGAGTCGGGCTACGGCATTCTCAACCTCGCCTGGCTCGAGCTCGGGCAAACCACGGCGGCCGTTGGGGCCACCACCCCCTTCGTCAGCTACGAGGCGGAGGCCGGGAGGCTCGGGGGCGGGGCCGCGATCGTGGCCCTCACGTCGCCGCCGACCACGCCGTATTCGAGTCCGGAGCTGGAGTCTTCGGGTCACGCGTACGTTCGGCTGAATGCAACGCATCAGTACGTGGAGTGGGTGAACGACACCGAAAAGAACATCACGTTCATCGATGTTCGCGCGTCGATCCCGGATAGCGCCGATGGCAAAGGGCTCACGGCCACCTTGGATCTGTATGTCGATGGCGCGTTCCGCCAGACGCTCACCCTCACCTCCAAACAGACTTGGGGCTACGAGGGCAACGACCACTACAACAACGAAAGCCAAAATCCCTCGGACGGCCGCCCGCGCACGTTCTTCGATGACGTGCACACCTTCATCACGGGCGCCGCCGTGGCCCCCGGCAGCACCCTCCGGCTCCAGAAGAGCGCCGCGAACACGGCGGCCTTCTACGACATCGACGTGGTGGACGTGGAAGCTCCTCCCGCACCGCTCGCCCAAACGCCAAACTCCCTATCCATCGCGGCCGACTGCGGCGCGGTGGCCAACGACCGCAACGTGGACAACTCGGGCGCGATTCAGACTTGCATCGATAGGGCTGCGTCGCAAGGAAAGAGCCTCTGGATTCCCCCGGGCGCCTTTTACGTGAGGACCGTTGGCGGACTCCATGCCAATGGCATCACCATCGAGGGCGCGGGCATGTGGTACAGCACGATTTACCGCAACATGCCGCTGCCCAATGTGAACGGGTCGGGGCAGCCGCAGCCGCTGGGCGCCATCTTCAATCTCACATCGTGCACGGTGCGCAACTTTGCGCTCGATGCCAACGCAACGAGCCGGGCCCAAATCGACGGCGCCGGCGGCGCCATGGATACCACGGGCACCCATTGGGTGGCCGACGGCATTTGGACCCAGCACACGATGTCTGGGTTCTGGGCATCGGGGACTGGAGGAACGGTCAAGAACTGCCGATTGACGAGCATCTGGGCCGACGGATGCAATATCAACAACGTGAGCAACGGAGGAAAGGTCGGAAACGATCTCACCGTTCAAAACAACTTCGTACGTGGCACGGGGGATGATGCCATTGCCATCAACTCCGTCGATTACAATGACTTTGGCCCCACCCGCGTCTATTACACCCCCATGGCGAGGGCCAAGGTCATCAACAATACATCCATCGCCCCTTGGGGCGGCAAAGGAGTGGCGGTTTACGGTGGCGGCGGCCACGAGGTGCGCAACAATGCCATGAGCGACACGGCGCGCTATATCGGTCTTGGCGTGGGCAAGTTCGGGGCGAATGGCTCGAACCTCACCTCGGCAACGGTGACCGGCAAC contains these protein-coding regions:
- a CDS encoding carbohydrate-binding protein, which encodes MMSIRRWVTHTGGISLLAAFVAALGCADGTRGDAPGEPPARAPLAGPPRFDAGSTLRAAAFTSKSNPNPHLENNDTTLGFFDVGTWFCFDGVEMSGVGSLGLRMAAANTGGVFSVRIDGNAGTEIGRYTVATSTGGWGTWETRTMTLTPVSGVHSLCLRGESGYGILNLAWLELGQTTAAVGATTPFVSYEAEAGRLGGGAAIVALTSPPTTPYSSPELESSGHAYVRLNATHQYVEWVNDTEKNITFIDVRASIPDSADGKGLTATLDLYVDGAFRQTLTLTSKQTWGYEGNDHYNNESQNPSDGRPRTFFDDVHTFITGAAVAPGSTLRLQKSAANTAAFYDIDVVDVEAPPAPLAQTPNSLSIAADCGAVANDRNVDNSGAIQTCIDRAASQGKSLWIPPGAFYVRTVGGLHANGITIEGAGMWYSTIYRNMPLPNVNGSGQPQPLGAIFNLTSCTVRNFALDANATSRAQIDGAGGAMDTTGTHWVADGIWTQHTMSGFWASGTGGTVKNCRLTSIWADGCNINNVSNGGKVGNDLTVQNNFVRGTGDDAIAINSVDYNDFGPTRVYYTPMARAKVINNTSIAPWGGKGVAVYGGGGHEVRNNAMSDTARYIGLGVGKFGANGSNLTSATVTGNLVVRCGGNAYVQQQPALHIGNGGDGHETGTVANATVSENTIVDALYNGVGFSASTDTLLRNNTIRHPGLDGIVISPPFYPAPTGSAAIRDNMVTGLNSGKSAFRNLSSGFTATLSGNNW
- a CDS encoding YciI family protein, whose protein sequence is MFVIELVYKVPLEEIDARMKDHMVFLRKYYASGHFLVSGRKVPRDGGIIVAAGDGKDEIETIMREDPFIAHGLADFRVTEFLPSQRAKNLDALIR